One Myxococcus xanthus DNA segment encodes these proteins:
- a CDS encoding DotU family type IV/VI secretion system protein, producing MDRVTEATKDCFDAAIQLRGSEASAVPPPETLHHRLRGVVDETLRRAAVLGFSHQDAQDMAYALVALIDEVVLGRPEEYRQLWMPLQLHYFNENVAGDGFFARLNTVRKDPHRHEVLQVYYLCMLFGFQGRYRIRGGELELMTLIDTVQKDLERARPFDFDVLSPHGDRPTESLLSKRKKASMVSISAGALAVAVLFYGVLQFFLNDKVGELRSRIEVHAARNTATSASQTQATGGAQ from the coding sequence ATGGACCGAGTCACCGAAGCCACGAAGGATTGTTTCGACGCCGCCATCCAACTGCGCGGCTCCGAAGCCTCGGCGGTGCCCCCGCCCGAGACGCTGCACCACCGCCTTCGCGGCGTGGTGGACGAGACGCTGCGCCGCGCCGCCGTGCTGGGCTTCAGCCATCAGGATGCCCAGGACATGGCCTACGCGCTCGTGGCGCTCATCGACGAGGTCGTCCTGGGCCGCCCGGAGGAGTACCGACAGCTCTGGATGCCCCTCCAGCTCCACTACTTCAACGAGAACGTCGCTGGCGACGGCTTCTTCGCGCGCCTCAACACCGTGCGAAAGGACCCGCACCGGCACGAGGTGCTGCAGGTCTACTATCTGTGCATGCTCTTCGGCTTCCAGGGCCGCTACCGCATCCGCGGCGGCGAGCTGGAGCTGATGACGCTCATCGACACGGTGCAGAAGGACCTGGAGCGCGCGCGGCCCTTCGACTTCGACGTGCTGTCGCCGCACGGGGACCGGCCCACCGAATCGCTGCTCTCCAAGCGCAAGAAGGCGTCAATGGTGAGCATCTCCGCCGGGGCGCTCGCGGTGGCCGTCCTGTTCTACGGCGTGCTGCAGTTCTTCCTCAACGACAAGGTCGGTGAGCTGAGAAGCCGCATCGAGGTCCACGCGGCCCGCAACACGGCGACGAGCGCCAGCCAGACGCAGGCAACGGGGGGGGCGCAGTGA
- the tssM gene encoding type VI secretion system membrane subunit TssM, with the protein MAYLLPLLGIGAPMFALMTYLGLTMQQAAIVAALAGLLAAGVVWLVKRIRARAAAKKLEGALAAQADEQATTVRPDLQPEIKAMQSEFTKAVEALKASKLARGGKDALAVLPWYLIVGPPGAGKSTALRNSGLKFPYLSARGGVRGVGGTRNCDWWLTNEAVLLDTAGRYTSAEEDRPEWLAFLDTVAKHRPSRPINGLIVAISVSELLNADPQAVGEMGQTIRERLDEITTRLKMLVPVYVMITKCDLLPGFVEMFSDLSRVERGQIWGFTVPLEQQREASTDLFRERFDQMLSVLEQRSLRRLGQERRLETREKIYGFPQKFDALRKNLAEFLQPLFLENVFQDTPVFRGLYFNSGTQELRPVDKVSPSAAEIFGSTNGRAQTDGATDGRSYFLWDVFTKVMFQDQQVAVRSSLEEARVRRQRMMLASAASAATVLLLSLPTVSFFKNRNMAEAVTEAITSVNLDPRDDIRRVEDLIPLRNRLQELTEYEEGSAPVFMRFGLYQGQKLLPQARQFYNAALRRVLLGKQFELIQQRLDTFGKNPDLLTVRSDEDYSKHFDAYRQYFDDLKMYLLVTTPRDPREPELDELQRKWLQDEIVKHWKRVRGDAVDERAVANHAETFLLMLANEQMLPEERKPAREQRIAFGRVTGVVQSARRSLNNVPLVRLELAQLVANMSGAYPDVTLEQLVGSVPQMSATSRVRGAFTRKAYDDVIRERLDLAFQDQQSWVLDRDEKVDTVSSRRELRTRYFEAYTQEWKDFLGAIRVQAPENLTQMESLLTNLTRGKPKPYGRLFRALTYNVVLDKRDAKAAEADTGFLAKAGKLFGSEPGKDVPQKRELLNANSPSGAQEVTARDLEREFASLIRFATETSKTEDGEESLTALDSYEDQLATVQTTLLAVKDKPAESGLLLDKIESTRNNVEMMVRKQTDNVAIFERLLLPPFQEMRSVVFVGVACNKSKLWQDQVVMAWSSAFKGKYPFDRASQADAPLPEVAEFLRPEGGLVRKFVKEQLLEDVVATGRRWEFTSSGGVMYRPDLLGFLEKTGALSTTLFPGGDTVDPLVRFQVRLRPGVSADGMASQISSITLTLDGTDETYRNGPDTVWKPMIWPGQAGKLGARITVQSADGSTETTLEAEGDWGLFRLLERVKRIEPSADGRYFTATWEIEEMNGALVSIDFRPERTANPFFGMSGNTSKLLAIFRDPGLQPPTTIARKGECAPQAIAADRVH; encoded by the coding sequence ATGGCGTACCTGTTACCGCTGTTGGGCATCGGCGCGCCGATGTTCGCCCTGATGACCTACCTGGGCCTCACCATGCAGCAGGCGGCCATCGTCGCCGCGCTCGCGGGCCTGCTGGCCGCCGGCGTGGTGTGGCTGGTCAAGCGCATCCGCGCGCGCGCCGCCGCCAAGAAGCTGGAGGGCGCGCTGGCGGCCCAGGCGGATGAGCAGGCCACCACCGTGCGGCCGGACCTGCAGCCTGAAATCAAGGCCATGCAGTCGGAGTTCACCAAGGCGGTGGAGGCGCTCAAGGCCTCCAAGCTGGCGCGCGGTGGCAAGGACGCGCTGGCGGTGCTGCCCTGGTACCTCATCGTCGGTCCACCGGGCGCCGGCAAGAGCACCGCGCTGCGCAACTCCGGGCTGAAGTTCCCGTATCTCTCCGCGCGCGGCGGCGTGCGCGGCGTGGGCGGCACGCGCAACTGTGACTGGTGGCTGACCAACGAGGCCGTGCTGCTGGACACAGCCGGCCGCTACACCAGCGCGGAAGAGGACCGGCCGGAGTGGCTGGCCTTCCTGGACACGGTGGCGAAGCACCGCCCCAGCCGTCCCATCAACGGCCTCATCGTGGCCATCAGCGTCAGCGAGCTGCTGAACGCGGACCCGCAGGCCGTGGGGGAGATGGGGCAGACCATCCGCGAGCGCCTGGATGAAATCACGACCCGGCTGAAGATGCTGGTGCCGGTGTACGTGATGATCACCAAGTGCGACCTGCTGCCCGGCTTCGTGGAGATGTTCTCCGACCTGTCGCGCGTGGAGCGCGGGCAGATCTGGGGCTTCACCGTGCCGCTGGAGCAGCAGCGCGAGGCGAGCACGGACCTGTTCCGCGAGCGCTTCGACCAGATGCTCTCCGTGCTGGAGCAGCGCTCGCTGCGCCGGCTGGGCCAGGAGCGCCGGCTGGAGACGCGCGAGAAGATCTACGGCTTCCCGCAGAAGTTCGACGCGCTCCGGAAGAACCTGGCGGAGTTCCTCCAGCCGCTCTTCCTGGAGAACGTGTTCCAGGACACGCCCGTCTTCCGCGGCCTCTACTTCAACAGCGGCACGCAGGAGCTGCGCCCGGTGGACAAGGTGTCCCCGTCCGCGGCGGAGATCTTCGGCAGCACCAACGGCCGGGCGCAGACGGATGGCGCCACGGACGGCCGCAGCTACTTCCTCTGGGACGTCTTCACCAAGGTGATGTTCCAGGACCAGCAGGTGGCCGTGCGCAGCTCGCTGGAGGAAGCGAGGGTGCGCCGCCAGCGGATGATGTTGGCCAGCGCGGCCTCCGCCGCCACGGTGCTGCTGCTGTCGCTACCCACGGTGTCCTTCTTCAAGAACCGCAACATGGCGGAGGCCGTCACCGAGGCCATCACCAGTGTGAATCTGGACCCGCGTGACGACATCCGCCGCGTCGAGGACCTGATTCCGCTGCGCAACCGGCTCCAGGAGCTGACGGAGTACGAGGAAGGCAGCGCCCCGGTGTTCATGCGCTTCGGCCTCTACCAGGGCCAGAAGCTGCTGCCGCAGGCGCGGCAGTTCTACAACGCGGCGCTGCGCAGGGTGCTGCTCGGCAAGCAGTTCGAGCTCATCCAGCAGCGCCTGGACACGTTCGGGAAGAACCCGGACCTGCTGACGGTGCGCAGCGACGAGGACTACAGCAAGCACTTCGACGCGTACCGCCAGTACTTCGACGACTTGAAGATGTACCTGCTGGTGACCACGCCCCGCGACCCGCGCGAGCCGGAGCTGGACGAACTGCAGCGCAAGTGGCTCCAGGACGAAATCGTCAAGCACTGGAAGCGCGTGCGGGGCGACGCGGTGGACGAGCGGGCCGTGGCGAACCACGCGGAGACGTTCCTGCTGATGCTCGCCAACGAGCAGATGCTCCCCGAGGAGCGGAAGCCGGCGCGCGAGCAGCGCATCGCCTTCGGCCGCGTCACCGGCGTGGTGCAGTCGGCGCGCCGCTCGCTCAACAACGTGCCCCTGGTGCGGTTGGAGCTGGCGCAGTTGGTGGCCAACATGAGCGGCGCGTACCCGGACGTGACGCTGGAGCAGCTCGTGGGCTCGGTGCCGCAGATGAGCGCCACCTCGCGCGTGCGGGGCGCCTTCACGCGCAAGGCCTACGACGACGTCATCCGCGAGCGGCTGGACCTGGCCTTCCAGGACCAGCAGTCGTGGGTGCTGGACCGCGATGAGAAGGTGGACACGGTGAGCTCGCGGCGCGAGCTGCGCACCCGCTACTTCGAGGCCTACACCCAGGAGTGGAAGGACTTCCTCGGCGCCATCCGTGTGCAGGCACCGGAGAACCTGACGCAGATGGAGAGCCTGCTGACGAACCTGACGCGTGGCAAGCCCAAGCCCTACGGGCGGCTGTTCCGCGCGCTCACGTACAACGTGGTGCTCGACAAGCGCGACGCCAAGGCGGCGGAGGCCGACACGGGCTTCCTGGCCAAGGCGGGGAAGCTGTTCGGCTCGGAGCCCGGGAAGGACGTGCCGCAGAAGCGCGAGCTGCTGAACGCCAACTCACCTTCCGGCGCCCAGGAAGTCACGGCCCGTGACCTGGAGCGCGAGTTCGCCTCGCTCATCCGCTTCGCCACGGAGACCTCCAAGACGGAGGACGGTGAGGAGTCCCTGACGGCGCTGGATTCGTATGAAGACCAGCTGGCCACCGTCCAGACGACGCTGCTGGCGGTGAAGGACAAGCCGGCCGAGTCCGGCCTGCTGTTGGACAAGATTGAGTCCACCCGCAACAACGTGGAGATGATGGTCCGCAAGCAGACGGACAACGTCGCCATCTTCGAGCGGCTGCTGCTGCCGCCGTTCCAGGAGATGCGCTCGGTGGTGTTCGTGGGCGTGGCCTGCAACAAGAGCAAGCTGTGGCAGGACCAGGTGGTGATGGCGTGGAGCAGCGCCTTCAAGGGCAAGTACCCGTTTGACCGCGCGTCGCAGGCAGACGCGCCGCTGCCCGAGGTCGCGGAGTTCCTGCGCCCCGAAGGCGGCCTGGTGCGCAAGTTCGTCAAGGAGCAGCTCCTGGAGGACGTGGTGGCCACCGGACGCCGGTGGGAGTTCACCTCGTCAGGCGGGGTCATGTACCGGCCTGACCTGCTCGGCTTCCTGGAGAAGACGGGCGCGCTCTCCACCACGCTCTTCCCCGGCGGCGACACGGTGGACCCGCTGGTCCGCTTCCAGGTGCGCCTGCGCCCGGGCGTCTCCGCGGACGGCATGGCTTCGCAGATTTCATCCATCACCCTGACGCTCGACGGGACGGACGAGACGTACCGCAACGGCCCGGACACGGTGTGGAAGCCGATGATCTGGCCCGGTCAGGCAGGCAAGCTCGGCGCCCGCATCACCGTGCAGAGCGCGGATGGCTCCACGGAGACGACGCTGGAGGCCGAGGGTGACTGGGGCCTGTTCCGCCTGCTGGAGCGCGTCAAGCGCATCGAGCCCAGCGCGGACGGCCGCTACTTCACCGCGACGTGGGAAATCGAGGAGATGAACGGCGCGCTGGTCTCCATCGACTTCCGTCCGGAGCGCACCGCCAACCCGTTCTTCGGGATGTCGGGCAACACGTCCAAGCTGCTGGCCATCTTCCGGGACCCGGGGTTGCAGCCGCCGACGACCATCGCTCGCAAAGGCGAGTGCGCGCCGCAGGCCATCGCGGCGGATAGGGTTCATTGA
- the tagF gene encoding type VI secretion system-associated protein TagF, whose product MAVQSPRIGLLGKTPRQAEFIRHNAATPLALQLYGWMEAGVERSRRARVDLPAEPVCFVFTAPGQKQALVGLMAPSQDSVGRAFPLAVFTEVSSAETASRLALTPEAYQPFLRAAGALAQSAAELEVPQLLERVAALPLPGPGDYSLAKRLLNAVLADHHTVDLLGPVVEGTPEGGRYYALHTFLTACAGERGKEQSPAGVTLDCPLTTRVGPVAWLELSSRLLKWTHQPPAFFWSEGEKPRLLISLGAASPALFLALAQPSRPGAQVWPLRTERPAAIDNARKGLTASARQVIDAPSTTLEQLLQTLSR is encoded by the coding sequence ATGGCAGTGCAGTCTCCGCGCATCGGCCTGCTGGGCAAGACGCCCCGACAGGCCGAATTCATCCGCCACAACGCGGCCACCCCGCTGGCCCTCCAGCTCTACGGCTGGATGGAAGCGGGCGTGGAGCGTTCGCGAAGAGCCCGGGTGGACCTGCCCGCCGAGCCCGTCTGTTTCGTCTTCACCGCGCCCGGCCAGAAGCAAGCACTGGTGGGGCTGATGGCGCCCAGCCAGGACAGCGTGGGCCGGGCGTTCCCCCTGGCCGTCTTCACCGAGGTGTCCTCCGCGGAGACGGCCTCGCGGCTCGCGTTGACGCCCGAGGCGTACCAGCCCTTCCTGCGCGCCGCCGGTGCGCTGGCGCAGTCCGCCGCGGAGCTGGAGGTGCCACAGCTGCTGGAGCGCGTGGCGGCGCTGCCCCTGCCGGGGCCGGGGGACTACAGCCTCGCGAAGCGGCTGCTCAACGCCGTGCTGGCGGACCACCACACCGTGGACCTGCTGGGCCCGGTGGTGGAGGGCACGCCGGAAGGTGGGCGTTACTACGCGCTGCACACCTTCCTCACCGCGTGCGCGGGCGAGCGCGGCAAGGAGCAGTCACCGGCTGGCGTCACCCTGGACTGTCCGCTGACCACGCGCGTGGGACCCGTGGCCTGGCTGGAGCTGTCCTCGCGGCTGCTCAAGTGGACGCACCAGCCGCCGGCCTTCTTCTGGTCCGAGGGCGAGAAGCCCCGGCTGCTCATCAGCCTGGGAGCGGCCTCCCCGGCCCTCTTCCTCGCGCTGGCCCAGCCCAGCCGTCCGGGCGCCCAGGTGTGGCCGCTGCGCACCGAGCGCCCCGCCGCCATCGACAACGCGCGCAAGGGCCTCACGGCCTCGGCGCGACAGGTCATCGACGCGCCGTCCACCACCCTGGAACAGCTGTTGCAGACGCTTTCGCGCTGA
- the tssA gene encoding type VI secretion system protein TssA, with product MPPSLEQLRERALPWAEPVPGASPAGVQAKHEPAYEAVALEVAKLESPASNAVRWDDVVEGASELLKHTTKDLWLASYMAYGLYATRGLDGAATGTAVLAEVTERYWQDLFPEAKRLRGRANAVAWFVDRLGRILPTVDQASVSAEPLDALAVAVKRLAQLSRERFSDMAPAFGPLQDAIARLRAGLPEPEPESVPDGRTASSEDADASQPPVDGTASSQDEDTPSGEDGETVVRAADSANGTRPGAPSDSAETPTNGNGNRSAREAGNASANGKPAQANGAGNSAAPGKGNTAPGNPTAKNAPAPAKISTAQGTAKASAASQGGASANGTPAPPRAAIEVPPLPELPAAPDLSSVEAITDFLRTVGGALLGAAGALRRASPEDPLSYRLNRMGLWLHLTQPPATDGNGRTQIHPLPDLLGTKLETLEQNQRWGELLDESESALARHRFTLTLHRYSATALEGLGAAYAGARTALVQELAIQLRRMTGVETLISTLGSPLTDDATQDWLRDHVLRASAPPPAPSAAVASVSTTLALGPLSLGPSVHADSAALEAEARTLLEEGRVHEAVTRLQAAVAAASTGRARFISRLELARLCANAGQLPLARAVYDALDEEVSAHALDTWEPALAAACLEGWLQTRTEAEKESGPVAVKFRNRYRRLALLDSSATLRVGA from the coding sequence ATGCCTCCCTCCCTGGAACAGCTTCGTGAACGTGCCCTCCCCTGGGCCGAGCCCGTGCCGGGGGCGTCCCCGGCCGGCGTGCAGGCGAAGCACGAGCCCGCATACGAGGCCGTCGCGCTGGAAGTCGCGAAGTTGGAGTCTCCGGCCAGCAACGCCGTGCGCTGGGATGACGTCGTCGAGGGCGCCAGCGAGCTGCTGAAGCACACCACCAAGGACCTCTGGCTCGCCTCGTACATGGCCTATGGCCTGTATGCCACGCGAGGCCTGGACGGCGCGGCCACCGGCACGGCCGTGCTCGCCGAGGTGACGGAGCGCTACTGGCAGGACCTCTTCCCGGAGGCGAAGCGGCTGCGCGGCCGAGCCAACGCCGTGGCCTGGTTCGTGGACCGGCTGGGCCGCATCCTGCCCACCGTAGACCAGGCCTCCGTGAGCGCGGAGCCCCTGGATGCGCTGGCGGTCGCGGTGAAGCGCCTGGCCCAGCTCTCACGCGAGCGGTTCTCCGACATGGCCCCCGCGTTCGGGCCGCTCCAGGATGCCATCGCCCGGCTCCGCGCCGGACTCCCCGAGCCCGAACCCGAGAGCGTACCGGATGGACGCACCGCGTCCTCGGAGGACGCAGACGCCTCGCAGCCGCCGGTGGATGGGACTGCGTCGTCCCAGGACGAGGACACCCCGTCCGGCGAGGATGGAGAGACCGTTGTGCGCGCGGCGGACTCCGCGAATGGCACGCGGCCAGGAGCGCCTTCGGACAGCGCTGAAACGCCCACGAACGGCAATGGCAACCGCTCCGCTCGGGAGGCGGGCAATGCCAGCGCCAACGGCAAACCTGCTCAAGCCAACGGTGCTGGAAACAGCGCCGCCCCGGGTAAAGGCAACACCGCCCCGGGCAATCCCACGGCGAAGAACGCCCCCGCCCCGGCCAAAATCAGCACCGCTCAGGGCACCGCCAAAGCCAGCGCAGCCAGCCAGGGCGGCGCCTCCGCCAACGGCACACCCGCACCACCGCGCGCCGCCATCGAAGTCCCGCCCCTCCCCGAGCTTCCCGCCGCCCCGGATCTGTCCAGCGTGGAGGCGATCACCGACTTCCTGCGCACCGTGGGCGGCGCGCTGCTGGGAGCCGCGGGCGCGCTGCGCCGGGCCAGCCCCGAGGATCCGCTCTCCTACCGCCTCAACCGCATGGGCCTGTGGTTGCACCTGACCCAGCCGCCCGCCACGGATGGCAATGGCCGCACCCAGATTCACCCACTGCCGGACCTGCTGGGAACCAAGCTGGAGACCCTGGAGCAGAACCAGCGCTGGGGCGAGCTGCTGGACGAGTCCGAGTCGGCCCTGGCCCGCCACCGCTTCACGCTGACGCTCCACCGGTACAGCGCCACCGCCCTGGAGGGGCTGGGTGCCGCGTACGCCGGGGCTCGCACCGCGCTGGTACAGGAATTGGCCATCCAGCTCCGCCGCATGACCGGCGTGGAGACGCTCATCTCCACCTTGGGAAGCCCGCTCACGGACGACGCCACCCAGGACTGGCTGCGCGACCACGTCCTCCGCGCGAGCGCGCCCCCACCCGCCCCTTCCGCCGCCGTGGCGTCGGTGTCCACGACCCTGGCGCTGGGGCCCCTGTCGCTGGGCCCGTCTGTCCATGCCGACAGCGCGGCGCTGGAAGCCGAAGCCCGCACGTTGCTGGAGGAAGGCCGTGTCCACGAAGCTGTCACCCGGTTGCAGGCCGCCGTCGCCGCCGCCAGCACCGGCCGCGCCCGCTTCATCTCCCGGCTGGAGCTGGCGCGGTTGTGTGCCAATGCGGGCCAGTTGCCGCTCGCGCGCGCCGTCTATGACGCGCTGGACGAAGAGGTCTCCGCCCACGCGCTCGACACCTGGGAGCCAGCGCTCGCCGCCGCGTGTCTGGAGGGGTGGCTGCAAACCCGCACCGAAGCCGAAAAGGAGTCTGGACCGGTGGCAGTGAAATTTCGAAACCGGTATCGTCGTCTAGCGTTGCTGGACTCTTCCGCCACGCTGCGCGTCGGCGCTTGA
- the tssB gene encoding type VI secretion system contractile sheath small subunit — protein sequence MSKESSVAPTERVNIVYKPATGNAQEQVELPLKVLMLGDFTGQEDARPLEQRAPINVDKANFNEVMAQQNLKVTLTAADKLSADPNATMNVSLQFKNLNDFSPESVVNQVPELKKLLELRSALNALKGPLGNLPAFRKKLQALLADEDGRKALIKELGLTEETK from the coding sequence ATGAGCAAAGAGAGTTCCGTCGCCCCTACCGAGCGCGTCAACATCGTCTACAAGCCCGCCACCGGCAACGCGCAGGAGCAGGTGGAGCTGCCGCTGAAGGTGCTGATGCTGGGGGACTTCACGGGTCAGGAAGACGCCCGTCCGCTGGAGCAGCGCGCGCCCATCAACGTGGACAAGGCCAACTTCAACGAAGTCATGGCCCAGCAGAACCTCAAGGTCACCCTGACCGCCGCCGACAAGCTTTCGGCGGACCCGAACGCCACGATGAACGTGTCGCTCCAGTTCAAGAACCTGAATGACTTTTCGCCCGAGAGCGTCGTCAATCAGGTGCCGGAGCTGAAGAAGCTGCTCGAGCTGCGCAGCGCGCTCAACGCCCTCAAGGGCCCCCTGGGCAACCTGCCGGCGTTCCGCAAGAAGCTCCAGGCTCTGCTCGCCGACGAGGACGGACGCAAGGCGCTCATCAAGGAACTGGGTCTGACCGAAGAGACCAAGTAG
- the tssC gene encoding type VI secretion system contractile sheath large subunit, whose product MANETQTQKSTGVANDASLSLLDEILSEAKLKPKDEGYDVAKRGVQAFITEMLAPNRSEERVDKALVDAMIAEIDKRLSSQVNEILHAKEFQKLESSWRSLKFMVDRTDFRENTRVEMLNASKEDLQKDFEDAPEVTKSGLYKLVYSNEYGVFGGKPYGIISANYDFNVGPQDMELLRKCASVAAMAHAPFIGNAAPEVFGEESFLKLPDLKDLKSLFEGPQYARWHSFRESEDARYVGLALPRFLLRLPYGEKTVPVKAFNFTEDVVGHHERYLWGHASVALTSRVADSFAKFRWSPNIIGPQSGGAVENLPLHQYEAMGEIQTKIPTEVMLTERREFELSEEGFIGLVFRKDSDNAAFFSANSTQKPRFFGNTPEGKAAETNYRLGTQLPYMFIMTRLAHYIKVLQREQIGSWKEKSDLERELNHWLSQYISDMDDPAPAVRSRRPLRAARVVVEDVEGQPGWYRCSLQVRPHFKYMGASFTLSLVGKLDKE is encoded by the coding sequence ATGGCCAACGAGACCCAGACCCAGAAGTCCACGGGCGTCGCCAATGACGCCTCGCTGTCCCTGCTCGACGAAATCCTGTCCGAGGCCAAGCTGAAGCCGAAGGACGAGGGTTACGACGTCGCCAAGCGCGGCGTGCAGGCCTTCATCACCGAGATGCTGGCGCCCAACCGCTCCGAGGAGCGCGTGGACAAGGCGCTCGTCGACGCGATGATTGCCGAAATCGACAAGCGCCTGTCCTCCCAGGTCAACGAAATCCTCCACGCGAAGGAGTTCCAGAAGCTGGAGTCCTCGTGGCGCTCGCTGAAGTTCATGGTGGACCGCACCGACTTCCGCGAGAACACCCGCGTGGAGATGCTGAACGCCTCCAAGGAAGACCTGCAGAAGGACTTCGAGGACGCGCCCGAGGTCACCAAGAGCGGCCTGTACAAGCTCGTGTACTCCAACGAGTACGGCGTCTTCGGTGGCAAGCCCTACGGCATCATCTCCGCCAACTACGACTTCAACGTGGGCCCGCAGGACATGGAGCTGCTCCGCAAGTGCGCCTCCGTGGCCGCCATGGCGCACGCGCCCTTCATCGGCAATGCCGCGCCGGAAGTGTTCGGCGAGGAGAGCTTCCTCAAGCTGCCCGACCTGAAGGACCTCAAGTCGCTCTTCGAGGGTCCGCAGTACGCCCGGTGGCACTCGTTCCGTGAGAGCGAGGACGCGCGCTACGTGGGCCTGGCGCTGCCGCGCTTCCTGCTGCGCCTGCCCTACGGTGAGAAGACGGTGCCGGTGAAGGCCTTCAACTTCACCGAAGACGTCGTGGGCCACCACGAGCGCTACCTGTGGGGTCACGCCTCCGTGGCGCTCACCAGCCGCGTGGCGGACTCGTTCGCCAAGTTCCGCTGGAGCCCGAACATCATCGGTCCCCAGTCCGGCGGCGCGGTGGAGAACCTGCCGCTGCACCAGTACGAGGCCATGGGGGAGATCCAGACCAAGATTCCCACCGAGGTCATGCTCACCGAGCGGCGCGAGTTCGAGCTCTCCGAGGAGGGCTTCATCGGCCTGGTGTTCCGCAAGGACTCCGACAACGCGGCCTTCTTCAGCGCCAACTCCACGCAGAAGCCCCGGTTCTTCGGCAACACCCCGGAGGGCAAGGCGGCGGAGACCAACTATCGCCTGGGCACGCAGCTCCCTTACATGTTCATCATGACCCGCCTGGCGCACTACATCAAAGTGCTCCAGCGCGAGCAGATTGGTAGCTGGAAGGAGAAGTCGGACCTGGAGCGCGAGCTCAATCACTGGCTCAGCCAGTACATCTCCGACATGGACGACCCTGCTCCCGCCGTGCGCTCGCGCCGCCCCCTGCGCGCCGCGCGCGTGGTGGTGGAGGACGTGGAGGGTCAGCCGGGCTGGTACCGCTGCAGCCTGCAGGTGCGCCCCCACTTCAAGTACATGGGTGCATCGTTCACCTTGTCCCTCGTGGGCAAGCTGGACAAGGAGTAG
- the tssD gene encoding type VI secretion system tube protein TssD: MAESVHLYLKANGSDIKGDSTQTSLGRADSIECVAYSQKVFTAREAGSGLATGRRQYEGIEITKRIDKSSPLLMKALCENQVIDATFKFFRPNPTGDGTTEQFYTVSIKKARINAIQQTVPNSFVPASTNLPPMETLQLVFHTINWTITQGGVTHEDTWDTQR; this comes from the coding sequence ATGGCTGAATCAGTACACCTGTACCTGAAGGCGAACGGCAGCGACATCAAGGGCGACAGCACGCAGACCAGCCTGGGCCGCGCGGACTCCATCGAGTGCGTCGCGTACAGCCAGAAGGTCTTCACCGCTCGCGAGGCCGGTTCGGGTCTGGCGACGGGCCGCCGCCAGTACGAGGGCATCGAAATCACCAAGCGCATCGACAAGTCGTCGCCGCTGCTGATGAAGGCCCTCTGCGAGAACCAGGTCATCGACGCGACCTTCAAGTTCTTCCGTCCGAACCCGACGGGCGACGGCACCACCGAGCAGTTCTACACGGTGTCCATCAAGAAGGCCCGCATCAACGCCATCCAACAGACGGTGCCGAACTCCTTCGTGCCGGCGAGCACCAACCTGCCCCCGATGGAGACCCTCCAGCTGGTGTTCCACACCATCAACTGGACCATCACCCAGGGCGGCGTTACGCACGAGGACACCTGGGACACCCAGCGTTGA